CTGTAGGATTACCCAAGATAAACcaataatttaataacaaataataagtTTTATTAATCTGATTATTCAAAATCACGTgtatgattaatttaatttagttatgtAAATTTATGCGATTGGTCCAAGCCAAAGAACAAGACAGAAAATTGTGAAgaataacaaaatagaaaataaaaaacgtaCAATCAATCCCTTTGCAAAATTCGAACTAGTAATGAATAAGTGGATGGATTCCACGTTCACCATTGTCAGCAACAGTACGACGTCGTGCACGTGGACCACCTCTGCGCTTGTtgtttctctttattttcttatccGATGATGCTACCATCACATGTAATGTAACAGTATTTCAAAAATGTTATggaaaatgttatttaaatattcatgaataagaatcttattaaaaatttgagaTTAATAACGATGTTGAATCGATTTAACAGAATCAGCTAATCAGAGaattattaatattcaaaaaatcGGTTTACATTATCTGGAGTAATTTTAGTTaagatttataataaaaacatttctTAATCACTATCTTGGTTGGATTAGcactatctttttttttttttacgtaaaATTGAATTTTCGAATTCAATTATTCAGAGGTGCCGTTTCAAGAGATTCAATGATTGAATGTGGCAGAAGTCACCGAATGAACAACCGTTAATTAATATTGTATGGAACAAAGCATTAACGAGGgaataatatctttttaataaatgtctatataattatttctcttacacttaataatattgatataaattaaattaatcttaattaactaacaaatatgtttaatacaaaaaatttctttatcaaattttttttttaaaattaaatatttgagcATGCGAATATATCATGAAAagttaaatagaaaattattatcTAATCAACTTTTTTATCTAGAATGTTAGTATTTAAACATTACATTAATCATTTGACaagtccaatttttttttatgaaactacaacggaaaataaaatattttgtaactaTTTTTGTGTACTTACATTAACTTTGGTTATGGATCAAAGGCATAATGACTTGTGAACTGATTTTTTCTGTTTATACAACTCCTATTGTTGGGTTTAATGTACGTCCAGCTGGAAATCATAGATGATAGAACACTATggctgttttttcttttattaacttttggtataaagtaattgtataaaaaaatattatgaatgctGGAAATTCGTAAGGTTtacaaagatataaaaataatattatgataaacatacaaaatataatgtaagaagaaacttattattatatatatatatatatatatatatatatatggtttttaTTTTCCAATAAAACAATCATCTCTCAGCATCATTCGGTTGTGGAACTTGATTTTTATGTTTGATGTTTTCGTGAATACtgatcttttataaaatatagaattGATCACACgacaattaataatatttatttaatatatttttcatttaatttttttataaaatatttatacatttttaaatatttttaatttaaaaaattaaatattatttttaaattatgaaattaagattaatatattgtaaatattttatattttatattatattaattttctatatATGTAATACGAGAATTTATCGTTCACACAAGTGGATTTAGATAGAATGGATTTAgagggatatatatatatatatatatatatatatatatatttatctattgtATGAGTAATCtaaatagttaatttaaaataaaaagaaattaaaattaaattattatacttaTTCGCTAATTTATTGCTTCTTATATACATTAATCAGATTTTGAAACACTGATAATTTGTAAACTAGAGACAAACGCAGGCTTagttttcaaattcaaatactCATCGATGACAACATTCAAAACCATTGTCTTTTCTCATTGTTTAGTAATAATTGTGAATTTAATGCTCTTAAATGTATCTCATTAATATGCTTTATTACATAAAAGATATCTAAAAACTGTCTAAAGCATAGGCAATCGAGTGTTGCAAACTTTactaaaatattactttaattcCTTAAAGAGTTCTTCCGGATACCAGTTAGCAAAATcccatattttataatataaaacatattaagaaaaaaaaatgaataagaatttaaaaaagttatttaagaTGTCTAATGGAACGACAAACAtgacttaatattaaagttttataacATCATAGATAATTTCTTTTTCCCTAACCCAGTACTGATAAAAGTTCTTAGAGTAAATATCAACAAAAGCTTCTGTTCCTAttacaaaatcatataaatatttatatatccagAATGCAGATCTTGAAGGATCAAGCAACCCTGCATGAAAAAAGATACGAAATTTAAGAATtagaaaaacatgaaacaaaagTCTTACCTAAGACATACGAATCACaattagaaaaaaacataaaacatgaaAACAGATGATAGAAGACTTACGAATCACAGTCGACGAATGGATCAATGGGAAACGAAAAGCGAGTCTTACATAATTGAGAAAGTTTTGCGGCGCTGTCATGCTTGATGCCTGCTTGAAATGCAGCATTCTTGAGACAAGAACATATGGATCTACGAAGTTCAACTGTTGTTGTCTCTTTGAATATTACTGCTATGCTTGTACAACAATTAAGTGATGGTGTTGTTGGACCCAAACCCAGCAAGAATGGCTCACATGGCAACAAAAGAGTTATGGCCTCGATACATGTTATGTCATTCGCATGCACTTCACTTCCCACAAACATCATGCTTATTAGCAACACAAAACCTATCAATGTTTTCTTCTCCATCTTACAAACAATCTTTAACAGACAACCACACTGGACATCTTAATTTAtattccttctctcttctcCATTCTAATGacatcttatttattattaggatttaacgttttaaaaaaaaatactttatttatttattttagtaaatgtGTTATTAAGTTGTATGTAAATGTAACTGTAACGTAAATGGTGATACAGTTGGAATCTATGCTATAAATGTCATTCTAGATGaaaagtatatatttaaaaaaaaaaaatacatagaggttggttaaaatttattgttttctttatatGAAACGAAATAAGTTATATTGATTTTAGCTACACTCCAACgagaaaaaaaggttttaaatatttttggctTAATGTTGCTTTTATAACCTATTGGTAAATGGCACGTTAGAGAAGTAGGAACTATGGAGAGTGCCATTGttgtatatatgatttatttatattaaagtgaATGTGGTGCATAAGAAAAATTTGTCATCGATCAATATTTCAATAACTATACAATGAAAATTAAGTAATTAGACTTAAttgcaaaattataatttgttgttatccgaaaatttaatatatattgattccaaaattaaaaaataaatcatgaatataatttttttaacccaattacataaaaattgtttaatgtgTCAATTGCATTTCATA
This portion of the Vigna unguiculata cultivar IT97K-499-35 chromosome 6, ASM411807v1, whole genome shotgun sequence genome encodes:
- the LOC114186588 gene encoding non-specific lipid-transfer protein-like, which translates into the protein MEKKTLIGFVLLISMMFVGSEVHANDITCIEAITLLLPCEPFLLGLGPTTPSLNCCTSIAVIFKETTTVELRRSICSCLKNAAFQAGIKHDSAAKLSQLCKTRFSFPIDPFVDCDSVA